The following proteins come from a genomic window of Actinomarinicola tropica:
- a CDS encoding MMPL family transporter: protein MLVVILESAPHSTAPQDLVQRLRDDVVPAAVGGSDVVVSVSGVTALFADMADLFSRRLPVFIGAVLVVSFLLLMAVFRSLLVPLKAAVMNLLSIGAAYGVVVAVYQWGWGASLIGVDRPAPIMAFVPMMLFAILFGLSMDYEVFLLSRIREEYDRSGDNATAVADGLAGTARVITAAAAIMVIIFGSFVLGDDPFVKMFGLGLAVAVFVDATIVRMVLVPATMELRGDVNWWLPRWLERWLPALDLEGGAVAADPTGPAADAPRPAHVRGGVVAWLESLTDDERGRAAGHVERALADGAVTAADRHGSSEVVLPLGRRTRRLLLTPSPEGYTLDVRSGRSAEVDWHWSELQDQLLRSEPARASYEQVRGTAQVADLLRSLREARELSASDVAERAGTTVDVVDRLERADGSVGVTDLIGVGQVLDARIDLAGSGVDRVEAGGAAGPPPGPPVPGSVLTRRRARRPPRPGARA from the coding sequence GTGCTGGTGGTGATCCTGGAATCCGCGCCGCACTCCACAGCCCCCCAGGACCTGGTGCAGCGCCTGCGCGACGACGTCGTCCCCGCCGCGGTCGGCGGGTCGGACGTGGTGGTTTCCGTCTCGGGAGTCACCGCGCTGTTCGCGGACATGGCCGACCTGTTCAGCCGCCGGCTGCCCGTGTTCATCGGCGCAGTACTCGTCGTGTCGTTCCTGCTGCTGATGGCTGTCTTCCGGTCGCTGCTGGTGCCCCTGAAGGCAGCGGTCATGAACCTGCTGTCCATCGGCGCCGCCTACGGGGTGGTCGTCGCCGTCTACCAGTGGGGATGGGGCGCCTCGCTGATCGGCGTCGACCGGCCGGCGCCGATCATGGCCTTCGTCCCCATGATGCTCTTCGCGATCCTGTTCGGGCTCTCGATGGACTACGAGGTCTTCCTGCTGTCCCGCATCCGCGAGGAGTACGACCGCAGCGGCGACAACGCCACCGCCGTCGCCGACGGGCTGGCGGGCACGGCACGGGTCATCACCGCGGCGGCGGCGATCATGGTGATCATCTTCGGCTCCTTCGTCCTTGGTGACGACCCGTTCGTGAAGATGTTCGGCCTGGGCCTCGCCGTCGCCGTGTTCGTCGACGCGACCATCGTCCGGATGGTGCTGGTGCCGGCCACGATGGAGCTGCGGGGCGACGTCAACTGGTGGCTGCCACGCTGGCTGGAACGGTGGCTGCCCGCGCTCGACCTCGAGGGTGGAGCGGTTGCCGCAGACCCGACGGGCCCGGCCGCCGATGCTCCCCGGCCCGCGCACGTCCGAGGGGGCGTGGTGGCGTGGCTCGAGTCGCTCACCGACGACGAGCGCGGTCGCGCCGCAGGTCACGTGGAGCGTGCGCTCGCCGACGGGGCCGTGACCGCAGCGGACCGCCACGGCAGCAGTGAGGTGGTCCTGCCTCTCGGTCGGCGGACCCGTCGCCTGCTGCTCACCCCGTCGCCGGAGGGGTACACCCTCGACGTGCGCTCCGGTCGCTCGGCGGAGGTGGACTGGCACTGGTCTGAGCTCCAGGACCAGCTGCTCCGCTCGGAGCCGGCCCGCGCCTCCTACGAGCAGGTTCGCGGCACGGCCCAGGTGGCCGACCTCCTCCGCTCGCTGCGCGAGGCCCGCGAGCTCAGCGCCTCCGACGTCGCCGAGCGGGCGGGCACCACGGTCGATGTCGTCGACCGCCTCGAGCGGGCCGATGGCTCCGTCGGGGTGACCGACCTGATCGGTGTCGGGCAGGTGCTCGATGCCCGGATCGACCTCGCCGGGAGCGGCGTCGACCGTGTGGAGGCAGGTGGAGCGGCAGGCCCCCCACCCGGCCCTCCGGTTCCGGGGTCCGTGCTCACCCGCCGCCGCGCTCGTCGGCCACCGCGCCCCGGAGCGCGTGCATGA
- a CDS encoding TetR/AcrR family transcriptional regulator, translating into MAADGASSAASADAHRGLVRARILRGARAELAARGLSVRVEDVADAAGVSRRTVFRYFPTREALLAAALEESMRSYGEHVPRPLAGQSLEQWLGAAVAAVHRMNAQHGQVYFELASGAALDGELARITRARRRARRQLVDGFTATAWELAGGTGAPPQWVHDTVAVLLSAFATEALGPDFGRTPDQIAASLTPALMHALRGAVADERGGG; encoded by the coding sequence ATGGCAGCGGACGGAGCGAGCAGCGCAGCGTCGGCGGACGCCCACCGCGGGCTCGTCCGAGCACGCATCCTGCGAGGCGCCCGGGCTGAGCTGGCCGCTCGCGGGTTGTCGGTGCGGGTCGAGGACGTGGCCGACGCCGCCGGTGTGAGCCGGCGAACCGTGTTCCGGTACTTCCCGACGCGGGAAGCCCTGTTGGCCGCGGCGCTCGAGGAGTCGATGCGCAGCTACGGCGAGCACGTCCCCCGACCGCTGGCAGGGCAGTCCCTCGAGCAGTGGCTCGGCGCAGCAGTAGCGGCGGTGCACCGGATGAACGCGCAGCACGGGCAGGTCTACTTCGAGCTCGCCTCGGGCGCGGCCCTCGACGGCGAGCTCGCCCGGATCACCCGAGCGCGGCGCAGGGCGCGCCGCCAGCTCGTCGACGGGTTCACGGCGACCGCCTGGGAGCTGGCCGGCGGCACCGGCGCACCACCGCAGTGGGTTCACGACACGGTGGCGGTGCTGCTGTCCGCCTTCGCCACCGAAGCACTCGGACCCGACTTCGGCCGGACCCCCGATCAGATCGCCGCCTCGTTGACCCCGGCGCTCATGCACGCGCTCCGGGGCGCGGTGGCCGACGAGCGCGGCGGCGGGTGA
- a CDS encoding alpha/beta fold hydrolase yields the protein MTCNTAPAMHLTIVGSGPPVVLTHGFADDSSTFDAQLAPLAGHRVCRWDLPGHGRSSVGSALATRASALEWLDVAIDAVGGTPVTLVGHSLGGYLSLCRAVLDPTGIAGLVLIATGPGFRDPTKRDAWNGYLESYADGHGIEPAVRGIAEQPDSLVLDGLAGITAPVLVVVGGRDGTYRAGSRIIAEAVPSGRLVVVEGAGHFPHRTHAAEVNRAIVEHLDLSGSP from the coding sequence GTGACCTGCAACACAGCTCCGGCCATGCACCTCACGATCGTGGGCAGCGGCCCGCCGGTCGTGCTCACGCACGGCTTCGCTGACGACTCCTCCACCTTCGACGCCCAGCTGGCCCCCCTGGCAGGCCATCGCGTGTGCCGGTGGGACCTGCCGGGGCACGGCCGCTCCTCGGTTGGCTCGGCGCTGGCGACGCGGGCCAGCGCCCTCGAGTGGCTGGACGTGGCGATCGATGCGGTGGGCGGCACTCCCGTCACGTTGGTCGGCCACAGCCTGGGCGGCTACCTCTCGCTCTGCCGCGCCGTGCTCGACCCCACCGGAATCGCCGGGTTGGTGCTCATCGCCACCGGCCCCGGGTTCCGGGACCCGACCAAGCGCGACGCCTGGAACGGGTACCTCGAGTCCTACGCCGACGGGCACGGCATCGAACCTGCCGTGCGCGGCATCGCCGAGCAGCCCGACAGCCTCGTGCTCGACGGGCTGGCCGGCATCACCGCCCCCGTGCTGGTGGTCGTCGGTGGGCGCGACGGCACGTACCGCGCCGGGAGCCGGATCATCGCCGAGGCGGTGCCCTCGGGCCGCCTGGTCGTCGTCGAGGGCGCCGGGCACTTCCCGCACCGCACCCACGCTGCCGAGGTGAACCGGGCGATCGTCGAGCACCTGGACCTCAGCGGGAGTCCCTGA
- a CDS encoding metal-dependent hydrolase, which produces MAFEASLQEVPRHFGVDGDLLSSHIAACLSSVFPDGEDFFVRSVRRFRDQVTDPDLKQQVNGFIGQEAVHGREARSTCSSWRPPSHRVPVPPRVRGRAHGERPRHRRPRVRRVRRGPGGAPARSGGGRRSRHRAAAPRCHGHGSRRCAGPRPAPAGGVAAPWCWAARRDRGFLLVGARARCARPFGPAVPVAADVLAIRPSRTGRSAS; this is translated from the coding sequence ATGGCATTCGAGGCGTCTCTGCAGGAGGTGCCTCGCCACTTCGGTGTCGACGGTGACCTCCTGTCCAGCCACATCGCCGCCTGCCTGTCGTCGGTGTTCCCCGACGGCGAGGACTTCTTCGTCCGCTCGGTCCGCCGCTTCCGCGACCAGGTCACCGACCCGGACCTCAAGCAGCAGGTCAACGGGTTCATCGGGCAGGAGGCCGTCCACGGCCGCGAGGCGAGATCGACCTGCTCGTCGTGGCGACCACCGTCGCATCGCGTCCCCGTCCCGCCGCGAGTCCGAGGCCGGGCTCACGGCGAGCGCCCTCGGCATCGCCGCCCACGTGTGCGACGTGTTCGGAGAGGCCCTGGCGGAGCGCCGGCGCGGTCAGGTGGTGGTCGTCGTTCCCGACACCGCGCTGCGGCCCCGCGATGCCACGGCCACGGCAGCCGCCGGTGCGCTGGCCCACGCCCGGCTCCGGCGGGCGGCGTGGCGGCGCCGTGGTGCTGGGCCGCCCGCCGGGACCGCGGCTTCCTGCTCGTCGGCGCGCGAGCCCGCTGCGCCCGGCCCTTCGGTCCCGCCGTCCCCGTCGCGGCCGACGTGCTCGCCATCCGCCCGTCCCGCACCGGGCGGTCGGCCTCGTGA
- a CDS encoding enoyl-CoA hydratase-related protein, whose product MTDPHLLLDVRDGMAVLTMNRPEKRNALSPEMLVRMAQAWRQVRDDDSIRVAVLTGAGEKAFCAGADLGRLITLMTRQRGPEDEWDEALLSDKEAFADGLLRGFVLDKPVISAIQGDALAGGTELVLATDLRVAAEDVTVGLTEVARGLIPGGGGVSRLPRQIPRAKAMEILLLGEPMPVAEAWRIGLVNEVLPREQVLDRALDLARRIAGNGPIAVRAVKEAVRRSEGTSLEEALRIESEVGGPVFRSKDAVEGPLAFMEKRPPQFTGT is encoded by the coding sequence GTGACCGACCCCCACCTGCTCCTCGACGTGCGCGACGGCATGGCCGTGCTCACCATGAACCGCCCGGAGAAGCGCAATGCCCTGAGCCCGGAGATGCTCGTGCGCATGGCGCAGGCGTGGCGCCAGGTGCGCGACGACGACTCCATCCGGGTGGCGGTGCTCACCGGCGCTGGCGAGAAGGCGTTCTGCGCCGGCGCCGACCTGGGCCGGCTCATCACCTTGATGACCCGCCAGCGAGGTCCGGAGGACGAGTGGGACGAGGCCCTGCTCTCCGACAAGGAGGCCTTCGCCGACGGCCTGCTCCGCGGCTTCGTGCTCGACAAGCCGGTGATCTCGGCGATCCAGGGCGACGCCCTCGCCGGGGGCACCGAGCTGGTGCTGGCCACCGACCTGCGCGTCGCGGCCGAGGACGTCACCGTGGGCCTCACCGAGGTGGCCCGCGGCCTCATCCCCGGCGGCGGCGGGGTCAGTCGGCTCCCCCGTCAGATTCCCCGGGCCAAGGCCATGGAGATCCTCCTGCTCGGCGAGCCCATGCCGGTGGCGGAGGCGTGGCGCATCGGCCTCGTCAACGAGGTGCTGCCACGCGAGCAGGTTCTCGACCGCGCCCTCGACCTGGCCCGGCGCATCGCCGGCAACGGCCCGATCGCGGTGCGCGCCGTCAAGGAGGCCGTCCGCCGCTCCGAGGGCACGAGCCTGGAGGAGGCCCTGCGCATCGAGTCCGAGGTCGGTGGTCCGGTGTTCCGGTCGAAGGACGCCGTCGAGGGTCCGCTCGCGTTCATGGAGAAGCGCCCGCCGCAGTTCACCGGAACCTGA
- a CDS encoding acyl-CoA dehydrogenase family protein, whose translation MSADPASTAAAVEQPSADEVRAEVRAWFDATWDPERPLAEWRDLLVDSGWGCPGWPPDRYGRGLPPDLARAATEELRAAGAVGPAVGVGMALAAPTLLEHGSLELQRRLLRGIATGRDTWCQLFSEPSNGSDLAGLTTHARRDGDEWIVSGQKVWTTGAHHAAYGMLLARTDPDVPKHRGISFFAFPMRQDGVVVRPLRQMNGRASFNEVFLDEARVPHENLVGELHGGWGVARTTLSHERGLAAGLFGSLPPGGGGRTREEAAAEAAEYLKTYEWYPQRAGRADLVAPVAQRLGRAGDPVLRQEIAALHALQRAAQLTAQRAGAARKAGRPGPEGSLGKLHGSAIARAAAAAHSHVAGAHAMLDGPDSLEGGIVAEVLVSVPGQSIAGGTDEIQHDIIGERVLGLPKEPSVDADIPFRDVRTNRRPAP comes from the coding sequence ATGAGCGCCGATCCTGCGAGCACGGCCGCGGCCGTGGAGCAGCCGTCGGCCGACGAGGTCCGGGCCGAGGTGCGGGCGTGGTTCGACGCCACCTGGGACCCGGAGCGCCCGCTCGCCGAGTGGCGGGACCTGCTCGTCGACTCCGGCTGGGGCTGCCCGGGCTGGCCACCCGACCGCTACGGCCGGGGCCTGCCGCCCGACCTGGCCCGGGCCGCCACCGAGGAGCTGCGCGCCGCCGGGGCGGTGGGTCCGGCCGTCGGCGTCGGCATGGCGCTGGCCGCGCCCACGCTGCTGGAGCACGGGTCGCTGGAGCTGCAGCGGCGCCTGCTGCGCGGCATCGCCACCGGTCGCGACACGTGGTGCCAGCTGTTCAGCGAGCCGAGCAACGGGTCCGACCTGGCCGGGCTCACCACCCACGCCCGCCGCGACGGCGACGAGTGGATCGTGTCCGGCCAGAAGGTGTGGACCACCGGCGCCCACCACGCCGCCTACGGGATGCTCCTGGCCCGCACGGACCCCGACGTACCCAAGCACCGGGGCATCTCGTTCTTCGCCTTCCCGATGCGCCAAGACGGGGTGGTCGTCCGGCCGCTGCGCCAGATGAACGGGCGGGCGTCGTTCAACGAGGTGTTCCTCGACGAGGCCCGGGTGCCGCACGAGAACCTGGTCGGCGAGCTCCACGGCGGCTGGGGCGTGGCTCGCACCACACTGTCCCACGAGCGCGGCCTGGCCGCCGGGTTGTTCGGCTCGCTGCCGCCCGGCGGTGGTGGCCGCACCCGCGAGGAGGCGGCGGCCGAGGCGGCCGAGTACCTCAAGACGTACGAGTGGTACCCGCAGCGGGCCGGGCGGGCCGACCTGGTGGCACCGGTCGCGCAGCGGCTGGGGCGCGCCGGCGACCCGGTGCTGCGCCAGGAGATCGCCGCCCTGCACGCCCTGCAGCGGGCCGCCCAGCTCACCGCCCAGCGGGCGGGCGCGGCCCGCAAGGCCGGCCGGCCCGGGCCGGAGGGGTCGCTCGGCAAGCTGCACGGCAGCGCCATCGCCCGGGCCGCGGCCGCCGCCCACAGCCACGTGGCCGGCGCCCACGCCATGCTCGACGGGCCCGACTCGCTGGAGGGCGGCATCGTGGCTGAGGTGCTGGTTTCGGTCCCCGGGCAGTCCATCGCCGGGGGCACCGACGAGATCCAGCACGACATCATCGGCGAGCGCGTCCTGGGCCTGCCCAAGGAGCCCTCCGTCGACGCCGACATCCCGTTCCGGGACGTGCGCACCAACCGCCGTCCCGCCCCCTGA
- a CDS encoding zinc-binding dehydrogenase — MTTTGRAALFFGPGTPLELVDLPVPEPEPGAVVVRVTRANICGSDLHIWRGDGYLSAMARADGRIIGHEMTGVVHALGAGVTTDWTGNPLAEGDRVAYQYFAPCGRCRSCTRGMTEACSRSFKVLQGKPTEFPYFRGAYADYFYLTPQMAVYKVPDRVTDTMVAGVNCALAQVIMGLERVQMGMGDRVVIQGAGGLGVYATAVARDRGAETVIVIDALSDRLDLARRMGADHTIDMREVTSPDERVAAVKDLTGGWGADVVCELVGRPDAISEGLRMVGIGGRYLEIGTFYPGTSLELDPGFLVMANVRVEAVAAYDAPSLQRALGFLDRHVDDLPLDHVVVDYPLEQINEAFVDQDAGRVTRASLTMTA, encoded by the coding sequence ATGACCACCACCGGACGGGCCGCCCTGTTCTTCGGGCCGGGCACGCCCCTGGAGCTCGTCGACCTGCCGGTGCCGGAGCCGGAGCCGGGCGCGGTGGTGGTGCGGGTGACGCGGGCCAACATCTGCGGCAGCGACCTGCACATTTGGCGGGGCGACGGCTACCTGTCGGCCATGGCCCGCGCCGACGGCCGCATCATCGGCCACGAGATGACCGGGGTGGTGCACGCGCTCGGCGCCGGCGTCACCACCGACTGGACCGGCAACCCGCTGGCCGAGGGCGACCGCGTCGCCTACCAGTACTTCGCGCCGTGCGGGCGGTGCCGGTCGTGCACGCGGGGCATGACCGAGGCGTGCAGCCGGTCGTTCAAGGTCCTGCAGGGCAAGCCCACCGAGTTCCCGTACTTCCGGGGCGCCTACGCCGACTACTTCTACCTGACCCCGCAGATGGCGGTGTACAAGGTGCCGGACCGGGTCACCGACACGATGGTCGCCGGCGTCAACTGCGCCCTGGCCCAGGTGATCATGGGCCTCGAGCGGGTGCAGATGGGCATGGGCGACCGGGTGGTCATCCAGGGCGCCGGCGGCCTCGGCGTGTACGCCACCGCGGTGGCTCGCGACCGCGGCGCCGAGACGGTGATCGTCATCGACGCCCTGTCCGATCGGCTCGACCTGGCCCGGCGCATGGGCGCCGACCACACCATCGACATGCGCGAGGTCACCAGCCCCGACGAGCGAGTGGCGGCGGTGAAGGACCTCACCGGCGGGTGGGGCGCCGACGTCGTGTGCGAGCTGGTCGGCCGCCCCGACGCCATCAGCGAGGGCCTGCGCATGGTGGGCATCGGCGGCCGCTACCTGGAGATCGGCACCTTCTACCCGGGCACGTCGCTCGAGCTCGACCCCGGGTTCCTGGTGATGGCCAACGTGCGGGTCGAGGCGGTCGCCGCCTACGACGCCCCCTCCCTGCAGCGGGCGCTCGGCTTCCTCGACCGCCACGTCGACGACCTGCCCCTCGACCACGTGGTCGTCGACTACCCGCTGGAGCAGATCAACGAGGCCTTCGTCGACCAGGACGCCGGACGGGTGACCCGGGCGTCGCTGACCATGACGGCATGA
- a CDS encoding amidohydrolase family protein — protein MKVDYPIISADSHITEAPNTYTDYIDAAWRDRAPRLVDGGEKMGDMFAVEGSAVPIPMGLVAAAGKDPSEIRTKGTRFEELHRGGWDPTARLAEQDADGVAAEIIYPTVGMVLCNIDDYDLKKASFDAYNRWIAEYCSHDPNRLLGCGQTAMRSPEEGIEDLKAIKALGLRGVMMPGLPAVEDYDSPVYDEFWETAIELDLPLSFHILTTKSDKTRGPAISSFLSIVRGCQDIMAMLVFGGVFERHPGLKVVCVEADAGWVPHFMYRMDHAFNRHRYWLKPGADLQRLPSEYFAEHIYVTFQDDWTAFRFADAMNWKRLMWANDFPHSDSTWPWSQELLDKHTAQLSDEQTKAILSDNVAELYGIDTSTLTTTA, from the coding sequence ATGAAGGTCGACTACCCGATCATCTCGGCTGATTCGCACATCACCGAGGCGCCGAACACCTACACCGACTACATCGACGCGGCGTGGCGTGACCGAGCTCCCCGCCTCGTCGACGGCGGCGAGAAGATGGGCGACATGTTCGCCGTCGAGGGATCGGCGGTGCCGATCCCCATGGGGCTGGTCGCCGCCGCTGGCAAGGACCCCTCCGAGATCCGCACGAAGGGGACGCGGTTCGAGGAGCTGCACCGGGGAGGCTGGGACCCGACGGCCCGCCTCGCCGAGCAGGACGCCGACGGGGTCGCCGCCGAGATCATCTACCCGACGGTGGGGATGGTCCTGTGCAACATCGACGACTACGACCTGAAGAAGGCGAGCTTCGACGCCTACAACCGCTGGATCGCCGAGTACTGCTCGCACGACCCGAACCGCCTCCTCGGTTGCGGCCAGACGGCGATGCGCTCGCCGGAGGAGGGCATCGAGGACCTCAAGGCCATCAAGGCCCTCGGCCTGCGGGGCGTGATGATGCCGGGCCTGCCGGCGGTGGAGGACTACGACTCGCCGGTGTACGACGAGTTCTGGGAGACGGCGATCGAGCTCGACCTGCCGCTCAGCTTCCACATCCTCACGACCAAGAGCGACAAGACCCGGGGCCCGGCCATCTCCAGCTTCCTGTCCATCGTGCGGGGCTGCCAGGACATCATGGCCATGCTCGTGTTCGGCGGCGTCTTCGAGCGCCACCCAGGCCTGAAGGTGGTGTGCGTCGAGGCCGACGCCGGCTGGGTGCCCCACTTCATGTACCGGATGGACCACGCCTTCAACCGGCACCGCTACTGGCTCAAGCCCGGCGCCGACCTGCAGCGCCTGCCCAGCGAGTACTTCGCCGAGCACATCTACGTGACCTTCCAGGACGACTGGACCGCGTTCCGCTTCGCCGACGCCATGAACTGGAAGCGGCTCATGTGGGCCAACGACTTCCCCCACAGCGACTCCACGTGGCCGTGGTCGCAGGAGCTGCTCGACAAGCACACCGCCCAGCTCAGCGACGAGCAGACCAAGGCCATCCTCAGCGACAACGTCGCCGAGCTCTACGGCATCGACACCTCGACGCTCACGACCACCGCCTGA
- a CDS encoding N-acyl-D-amino-acid deacylase family protein codes for MSAHDLVIRGGTVLDGTGAAARTADVAVDGDRVVAVGVVGGRGAQEIDADGALVLPGFVDIHAHYDGQATWDNHLAPSSWQGVTTVVMGNCGVGFAPVRPADHDRLIELMEGVEDIPGAALHEGLSWEWQSFGEYLEAVDRIPHDIDVGAQVPHGAVRLNVMGERGAQREPATPEEIEQMAALAAEGVAAGALGFTTSRTMNHRTSRGEPTPTLTASADELVGIARALGGLGRGVLQVVSDHMNTDEEFATFRRMVAESGRPLSFSLVQSPFEPEGYRTVLDRIDAARADGLAITAQVGTRAVGLLFGLQCTLHPFLSNPVFAEIASLPVPEQARIMADDGFKARVLEAAGGDKVRKLGGGLIGRFDAMYELGDPPDYEADASQSIAARAAREGRSVEDFVYDLLIADQGRTLLYLPALNFAGGNLDAVGEMLAHPHTVPGLGDGGAHVGTICDGSFPTTLLTLWGRDRNHCRLDLAYLVRQHCWDTARTVGLEDRGVLAPGYRADVNVVDFDHLRARRPEVRYDLPAGGRRLLQRADGYLHTVVAGEETYRGGEPTGALPGRLVRGPQPAPA; via the coding sequence ATGTCCGCCCACGACCTCGTCATCCGGGGCGGCACCGTGCTCGACGGCACGGGGGCAGCCGCCCGCACCGCCGACGTCGCCGTCGACGGCGACCGCGTCGTCGCCGTCGGCGTCGTCGGCGGGCGGGGTGCCCAGGAGATCGACGCCGATGGCGCGCTCGTGCTGCCCGGCTTCGTCGACATCCACGCTCACTACGACGGCCAGGCGACGTGGGACAACCACCTCGCCCCGTCCTCGTGGCAGGGCGTCACCACCGTGGTCATGGGCAACTGCGGTGTCGGGTTCGCACCCGTGCGCCCCGCCGACCACGATCGCCTCATCGAGCTGATGGAGGGCGTGGAGGACATCCCCGGCGCCGCCCTCCACGAGGGCCTGAGCTGGGAGTGGCAGTCCTTCGGCGAGTACCTGGAAGCCGTCGACCGGATCCCCCACGACATCGACGTCGGCGCCCAGGTGCCCCACGGCGCCGTGCGCCTGAACGTGATGGGCGAGCGGGGTGCCCAGCGCGAGCCGGCGACACCGGAAGAGATCGAGCAGATGGCGGCGCTGGCCGCCGAGGGCGTCGCCGCCGGCGCGCTCGGGTTCACCACCTCCCGCACGATGAACCACCGCACCAGCCGGGGCGAGCCCACGCCCACCCTCACCGCGTCGGCCGACGAGCTGGTGGGCATCGCCCGAGCCCTCGGCGGGCTGGGGCGCGGGGTGCTCCAGGTCGTGTCCGACCACATGAACACCGACGAGGAGTTCGCGACGTTCCGGCGCATGGTCGCCGAGTCCGGGCGGCCCCTGTCGTTCTCGCTCGTGCAGAGCCCGTTCGAGCCCGAGGGCTACCGCACGGTGCTCGACCGCATCGACGCGGCCCGGGCCGACGGGCTGGCCATCACCGCCCAGGTCGGCACCCGCGCCGTCGGGCTCCTGTTCGGGCTGCAGTGCACGCTGCACCCGTTCCTGAGCAACCCGGTGTTCGCCGAGATCGCGTCGCTGCCCGTGCCCGAGCAGGCCCGGATCATGGCCGACGACGGGTTCAAGGCACGGGTGCTCGAGGCGGCCGGGGGCGACAAGGTCCGCAAGCTCGGCGGCGGCCTCATCGGCCGGTTCGACGCCATGTACGAGCTCGGCGACCCGCCCGACTACGAGGCCGACGCCTCGCAGAGCATCGCCGCCCGCGCCGCCCGCGAGGGTCGCTCGGTCGAGGACTTCGTGTACGACCTGCTCATCGCCGACCAGGGCCGCACCCTGCTGTACCTGCCGGCGCTCAACTTCGCCGGCGGCAACCTCGACGCGGTGGGCGAGATGCTCGCCCACCCGCACACCGTGCCCGGCCTCGGCGACGGCGGCGCCCACGTGGGCACCATCTGCGACGGCAGCTTCCCCACCACGCTGCTCACCCTGTGGGGCCGCGACCGCAACCACTGCCGCCTGGACCTGGCGTACCTGGTCCGCCAGCACTGCTGGGACACGGCCCGCACGGTGGGCCTGGAGGACCGCGGCGTGCTGGCCCCCGGCTACCGGGCCGACGTCAACGTCGTCGACTTCGACCACCTCCGGGCCCGCCGCCCCGAGGTCCGCTACGACCTGCCCGCCGGCGGCCGGCGGCTGCTGCAGCGGGCCGACGGCTACCTCCACACCGTGGTCGCCGGCGAGGAGACCTACCGTGGCGGCGAACCCACCGGCGCCCTGCCCGGCCGCCTCGTGCGCGGCCCGCAACCAGCGCCGGCCTGA